Proteins encoded within one genomic window of Sphingosinicella ginsenosidimutans:
- a CDS encoding SspB family protein gives MSDETPDSLIPYDEIVQEALRAVVGRVLGEVEATGHLPGEHHFYITFKTHATGVDIPRHLVERFPDEMTIVIQNRFWDLKVREDGFEVGLSFNQAPARLFIPFSAITGFHDPAVNFALQFQAQGEEAGVDAHDPAENDAPLAEPAEEGSNVVSVDFKRKK, from the coding sequence ATGAGCGACGAGACGCCCGACAGCCTGATTCCCTATGACGAGATCGTGCAGGAGGCCCTGCGCGCGGTCGTTGGCCGGGTGCTCGGCGAGGTCGAGGCGACCGGGCACCTGCCCGGCGAGCATCATTTCTACATCACCTTCAAGACCCATGCGACCGGCGTCGACATCCCCCGCCACCTCGTCGAGCGGTTTCCGGACGAGATGACGATCGTCATCCAGAACCGCTTCTGGGACCTGAAGGTGCGCGAGGACGGGTTCGAGGTCGGCCTCTCGTTCAACCAGGCGCCGGCCCGGCTCTTCATCCCCTTTTCGGCGATTACCGGCTTTCATGATCCGGCGGTCAATTTCGCGCTTCAGTTCCAGGCGCAGGGCGAGGAAGCGGGCGTCGATGCCCACGATCCGGCCGAAAACGACGCGCCGCTCGCGGAGCCGGCGGAGGAGGGGTCCAATGTCGTCTCCGTGGATTTCAAGCGGAAGAAATAG
- a CDS encoding histidine triad nucleotide-binding protein, giving the protein MPIDATLPYDDTNIFARILKGEIPCRKVYEDEYALAFHDIAPQAPVHILVIPRGAYVSWDDFSARAEPAEIAGFVRAVGKVARDQGLVGDGYRLLANVGPAAGQEVAHLHVHIFGGRPLGPMLASR; this is encoded by the coding sequence ATGCCGATCGACGCCACGTTGCCCTATGACGACACCAACATCTTCGCCCGCATCCTCAAGGGAGAGATTCCGTGCCGGAAGGTCTATGAGGACGAATATGCCCTCGCCTTCCACGACATCGCCCCGCAGGCCCCCGTCCATATCCTCGTCATTCCCAGGGGCGCCTATGTCTCGTGGGACGATTTTTCGGCCCGGGCGGAGCCGGCGGAGATCGCCGGGTTCGTGCGCGCCGTCGGCAAGGTGGCGCGCGATCAGGGGCTGGTGGGCGATGGCTATCGCCTGCTCGCCAATGTCGGCCCCGCGGCCGGGCAGGAAGTGGCGCATCTCCACGTCCACATCTTCGGCGGGAGGCCGCTGGGGCCGATGCTGGCGTCCCGATGA
- a CDS encoding amino acid permease, translated as MLLDRVKPLDAILATAEKKGLHRSLGAFQLTLLGIGAVIGTGIFVLTSEAAQKAGPGMMLSFVIAGLVCAVAALCYSELASMVPVAGSAYTYTYAVMGELLAWMVGWALILEYAVGASAVAVGWSGYFVGLLDNSLGIHIPAALAAGPSAGGVINLPAVVISLLVTGLLIIGTTESARFNAILVLIKVTALTVFVAVAIPVMNSEHFEPFMPTGITGVAGAAASIFFAYVGFDAVSTAAEETRNPQRNVPIGLIGSLLFCTIFYLIVAAGAIGATGDSSFAQPVRDAAGAFLQPGTSELTARCQELAGMGHEPLACSREALAHVLRSIGWTKLGNLIGLAAFLALPSVVLMMMFGQTRIFFVMARDGLLPEKLASVHPKFKTPHIVTAFTGIVVTLAAAFLPVGRLADYSNSGTLFAFAMVALAVLVLRRADPGRARPFRTPAVMIIAPLAIAGCLYLYVSLPLIAILVLPVWGIVGLLIYFGYSRSRSHVGRGIVDVPETEIADIEPPIPGTE; from the coding sequence ATGCTTCTGGACCGCGTCAAACCACTGGACGCCATTCTGGCGACCGCCGAGAAAAAGGGCCTTCACCGCTCCCTCGGCGCGTTTCAGCTGACCCTGCTCGGCATCGGCGCGGTCATCGGCACCGGCATCTTCGTCCTGACGTCCGAAGCCGCGCAAAAGGCCGGGCCGGGCATGATGCTGTCCTTCGTGATCGCCGGCCTGGTCTGCGCGGTCGCGGCGCTGTGCTACTCCGAACTGGCCTCGATGGTGCCGGTGGCGGGAAGCGCCTACACCTATACCTATGCCGTGATGGGCGAGCTGCTCGCCTGGATGGTCGGCTGGGCGCTGATCCTCGAATATGCGGTCGGCGCAAGCGCGGTCGCCGTCGGCTGGTCGGGCTATTTCGTCGGCCTGCTCGACAATTCGCTCGGCATCCACATCCCGGCGGCGCTCGCCGCGGGGCCGAGCGCCGGCGGCGTCATCAACCTTCCAGCGGTGGTGATCTCCCTGCTCGTCACCGGGCTCTTGATTATCGGCACCACGGAAAGCGCGCGATTCAACGCGATCCTCGTCCTCATCAAGGTCACGGCGCTGACCGTCTTCGTCGCGGTCGCGATCCCGGTCATGAACAGCGAGCATTTCGAGCCGTTCATGCCGACGGGCATCACCGGCGTCGCCGGCGCGGCGGCGTCGATCTTCTTCGCCTATGTCGGCTTCGACGCGGTGTCGACCGCCGCGGAGGAAACCCGCAATCCGCAGCGCAACGTGCCGATCGGCCTGATCGGGTCGCTGCTGTTCTGCACCATCTTCTACCTCATCGTCGCCGCCGGCGCGATCGGTGCGACCGGCGATTCGAGCTTTGCCCAGCCGGTGCGCGACGCCGCCGGCGCGTTCCTCCAACCCGGCACGTCGGAGCTCACGGCGCGCTGCCAGGAGCTGGCCGGCATGGGCCATGAGCCGCTCGCCTGCTCGCGCGAGGCGCTGGCCCATGTGCTCCGCTCGATCGGGTGGACCAAGCTCGGCAACCTGATCGGCCTCGCCGCCTTCCTGGCGCTGCCGTCCGTCGTGCTGATGATGATGTTCGGCCAGACCCGCATCTTCTTCGTCATGGCGCGCGACGGCCTGCTCCCGGAAAAGCTTGCCTCCGTGCATCCGAAGTTCAAGACGCCGCACATCGTGACGGCCTTCACCGGGATCGTCGTGACCCTCGCCGCGGCGTTCCTTCCGGTCGGGCGGCTCGCCGATTACTCGAACTCCGGCACGCTCTTCGCCTTCGCCATGGTCGCTCTTGCGGTCCTCGTGCTGCGGCGGGCGGACCCGGGCCGGGCGCGGCCCTTCCGCACCCCGGCGGTGATGATCATCGCGCCGCTGGCGATCGCCGGCTGCCTGTACCTCTACGTCTCGCTGCCGTTGATCGCGATCCTCGTCCTTCCGGTCTGGGGGATCGTCGGGCTGCTGATCTATTTCGGTTACAGCCGCAGCCGCAGCCATGTCGGCCGCGGCATCGTCGACGTGCCGGAGACCGAGATCGCCGACATCGAGCCGCCGATCCCGGGCACCGAATAA
- a CDS encoding adenosine kinase — translation MPETRLDVLCIGNAIVDIIADCDDAFLAREGLTKGMMRLIDAEEATRLYDHMGPAREVSGGSAGNTAAGVAALGARAGFIGQVAPDQLGEFYRHDLTATGVEFVTPAADLGQPTARSMVLVTPDAHRTMNTFLGAAQLLPPEALDAAQIESAATLYLEGYLWDPEVPRAAMSRAIDIARAAGRKVAFTLSDTFCIDRHRDGFNALIDAGRIDTLFANEAEIRMLAGRDDCDAAIAAVQDKVETLVVTRSEQGAIAVQRGERATVAAEPVERVVDTTGAGDLFAAGFLAGQAQGRSLEESLRVGAIAAAEVISHYGARPEADLKALVAARLG, via the coding sequence ATGCCCGAGACCCGCCTCGACGTGCTTTGCATCGGCAATGCGATCGTCGACATCATCGCCGATTGCGACGACGCCTTCCTGGCGCGCGAGGGGCTGACCAAGGGGATGATGCGCCTGATCGATGCCGAGGAGGCGACGCGGCTCTACGATCATATGGGGCCGGCGCGCGAGGTTTCCGGTGGTTCGGCGGGGAATACGGCGGCGGGTGTCGCGGCGCTGGGGGCGCGCGCGGGCTTCATCGGGCAGGTGGCGCCGGATCAGCTGGGGGAGTTCTACCGCCACGATCTCACCGCGACGGGCGTCGAGTTCGTCACCCCGGCCGCCGATCTCGGCCAGCCGACCGCCCGATCGATGGTGCTGGTGACGCCCGACGCGCACCGCACGATGAACACTTTCCTCGGCGCCGCCCAGCTGCTTCCGCCCGAAGCGCTCGATGCCGCGCAGATCGAAAGCGCGGCGACGCTCTATCTCGAAGGCTATCTGTGGGATCCGGAGGTGCCGCGCGCGGCGATGTCCCGCGCGATCGACATCGCCCGCGCCGCCGGCCGCAAGGTCGCCTTCACGCTGTCCGACACCTTCTGCATCGATCGCCACCGTGACGGCTTCAACGCGCTGATCGACGCCGGCAGGATCGACACGCTCTTCGCCAACGAGGCGGAGATCAGGATGCTCGCCGGGCGCGACGATTGCGACGCGGCGATCGCGGCGGTGCAGGACAAGGTCGAAACCCTGGTCGTCACCCGTTCGGAGCAGGGCGCGATCGCCGTGCAGCGCGGCGAGCGCGCAACGGTCGCGGCCGAGCCGGTGGAGAGAGTGGTCGACACGACCGGCGCGGGCGACCTGTTCGCCGCCGGCTTCCTCGCCGGTCAGGCGCAGGGCCGCAGCCTCGAGGAGAGCCTGCGCGTCGGCGCGATCGCGGCCGCGGAGGTGATCTCCCATTACGGCGCCCGCCCGGAGGCGGACCTCAAGGCGCTGGTCGCGGCCCGGCTTGGGTAG
- the lnt gene encoding apolipoprotein N-acyltransferase, whose amino-acid sequence MKFLGFAFLAGLVSALGFQPVGWWPLSVLAVAALIELVRRAPSQRAALARGWGFGMGHFTLGLNWIATAFTYQAAMPAWLGWVAVVLLSLYLAIYPALAAGLAWRTGRKRPLSFVLAFAAAWIATEWLRATMFTGFAWNPLGVVLVPTGLSWLAPWIGTYGLSGIAALLAGALALALRAEGRRHAAILVLVLIGAGTLGWACRSPTPAREGPQLRIVQPNIGQQDKWSPGFEARGLARLGALSRAAPGGDAPRLLIWPEAAVTEPLQDERLLSPAAQGQLAMTRAVVGRMMTSRDLLLTGGITFESSDRLRATGATNSIFALTPDMRILARYDKAHLVPYGEYLPMRPILSAIGLSRLAPGDLDFTPGPGPRTATLPLAGRVGFQLCYEIIFSGNVVDRANRPDWIFNPSNDAWFGGWGPPQHLAQARLRALEEGLPIVRATPTGISAVIDADGRIVKSLPLGAAGVIDARLPAAHAATLFARLGNILPLAFAFCLALGAIAVRRKAR is encoded by the coding sequence ATGAAATTCCTCGGATTCGCCTTCCTCGCCGGCCTGGTGAGCGCGCTCGGCTTCCAGCCGGTGGGCTGGTGGCCGCTGAGCGTCCTTGCCGTCGCGGCGCTGATCGAGCTGGTGCGGCGCGCGCCGAGCCAGCGGGCCGCCCTGGCGCGCGGCTGGGGGTTCGGCATGGGCCATTTCACGCTCGGCCTCAACTGGATCGCGACCGCCTTCACCTATCAGGCGGCGATGCCGGCCTGGCTCGGCTGGGTCGCCGTGGTCCTGCTCTCGCTCTACCTCGCCATCTATCCGGCGCTGGCGGCCGGCCTGGCGTGGCGGACCGGCCGGAAGCGGCCGCTTTCGTTCGTCCTCGCCTTCGCCGCCGCCTGGATCGCGACCGAATGGCTGCGCGCGACGATGTTCACCGGATTCGCGTGGAACCCGCTCGGCGTCGTGCTGGTGCCGACCGGCCTGTCCTGGCTGGCGCCGTGGATCGGGACCTACGGCCTGTCGGGCATCGCCGCCCTGCTCGCCGGCGCGTTGGCGCTGGCGCTGCGGGCGGAGGGCCGGCGTCACGCGGCGATCCTCGTCCTTGTCCTGATCGGCGCCGGGACGCTCGGCTGGGCGTGCCGTTCGCCGACGCCGGCGCGCGAAGGGCCGCAGCTTCGGATCGTCCAGCCGAATATCGGCCAGCAGGACAAATGGAGCCCGGGGTTCGAGGCGCGGGGGCTCGCGCGGCTGGGGGCCCTGTCCCGCGCCGCGCCGGGCGGCGACGCCCCGCGCCTGCTGATCTGGCCGGAAGCGGCCGTGACCGAACCGTTGCAGGACGAGCGGCTGCTGAGCCCGGCCGCGCAGGGCCAGCTCGCGATGACCCGGGCGGTCGTCGGGCGGATGATGACGTCGCGCGACCTGCTCCTCACCGGCGGCATCACCTTCGAGTCGTCGGACCGGCTGCGGGCCACCGGCGCGACCAACTCGATCTTCGCCCTGACGCCGGACATGCGGATCCTCGCCCGGTACGACAAGGCGCACCTCGTCCCCTATGGCGAATATCTCCCGATGCGGCCGATCCTTTCGGCGATCGGCCTGTCGCGGCTCGCGCCCGGCGATCTCGATTTCACGCCGGGACCGGGCCCTCGCACGGCGACGCTGCCGCTTGCGGGGAGGGTCGGCTTCCAGCTGTGCTACGAGATCATCTTTTCCGGCAATGTCGTCGATCGCGCGAACCGGCCGGACTGGATCTTCAATCCCTCGAACGACGCCTGGTTCGGCGGCTGGGGACCGCCGCAGCATCTCGCCCAGGCGCGCCTCAGGGCGCTCGAGGAAGGCCTGCCGATCGTCCGCGCGACGCCGACCGGCATCTCGGCCGTCATCGACGCGGATGGGCGGATCGTGAAGAGCCTGCCGCTCGGCGCTGCCGGAGTGATCGATGCGCGGCTGCCCGCGGCGCATGCCGCGACCTTGTTCGCGCGGCTCGGCAACATCCTCCCGCTTGCCTTCGCCTTTTGCCTCGCGCTGGGGGCGATTGCGGTCCGGCGCAAGGCGCGCTAG
- the metK gene encoding methionine adenosyltransferase produces MRSSYFFTSESVSEGHPDKVADQISDSIVDLLLSKDPEARIACETLTTTNRVVLAGEIRCKPIYDEDRWPESGGWAPGAREEIEATVRATVKKIGYEQSGFHWNTFDFANHLHGQSAHIAQGVDESGNKDEGAGDQGIMFGFACDETPDLMPATLYYSHKILEKMAADRHSGAAPFLEPDAKSQVTLKFENGKPVAATTVVVSTQHAKGYDEGDKEAELHAYVKKVVAEVLPAELLSDATIYHINPTGSFEIGGPDGDAGLTGRKIIVDTYGGAAPHGGGAFSGKDPTKVDRSAAYVSRYLAKNIVAAGFARRCTIQLSYAIGVAEPLSLYVDLHGTEANGVTAAKLEEVLPTLVRLTPKGIRTHLGLNKPIYQPTAAYGHFGRKPEGDLFSWERTDLVDALKQAV; encoded by the coding sequence ATGCGCAGCTCCTATTTCTTCACGTCCGAATCGGTCTCCGAAGGCCATCCCGACAAGGTCGCCGACCAGATTTCGGATTCGATCGTCGATCTGCTCCTGTCGAAGGACCCCGAGGCCCGGATCGCCTGCGAGACGCTGACCACCACCAATCGCGTTGTCCTTGCCGGCGAGATCCGCTGCAAGCCGATCTATGACGAGGACCGCTGGCCCGAGAGCGGCGGCTGGGCGCCCGGCGCGCGCGAGGAGATCGAGGCGACCGTCCGCGCGACCGTGAAGAAGATCGGCTACGAGCAGTCCGGCTTCCACTGGAACACGTTCGATTTCGCCAATCACCTGCACGGCCAATCGGCCCATATCGCCCAGGGCGTGGATGAAAGCGGCAACAAGGACGAAGGCGCTGGCGATCAGGGCATCATGTTCGGCTTCGCCTGCGACGAGACGCCCGACCTCATGCCGGCGACGCTCTATTACAGCCACAAGATCCTCGAGAAGATGGCGGCCGATCGCCACTCGGGCGCCGCGCCCTTCCTGGAGCCGGACGCCAAGAGCCAGGTGACGCTGAAGTTCGAGAACGGCAAGCCGGTCGCCGCCACCACCGTCGTCGTCTCGACGCAGCACGCCAAGGGCTATGACGAGGGAGACAAGGAGGCGGAGCTTCACGCCTATGTGAAGAAGGTCGTCGCCGAGGTCCTGCCCGCCGAGCTTCTGTCCGACGCGACCATCTATCACATCAACCCGACCGGCAGCTTCGAGATCGGCGGCCCCGACGGCGATGCGGGCCTCACCGGCCGCAAGATCATCGTCGACACCTATGGCGGCGCGGCCCCGCATGGCGGCGGCGCGTTCAGCGGCAAGGATCCGACCAAGGTCGATCGATCGGCCGCCTATGTCAGCCGCTATCTCGCCAAGAACATCGTCGCCGCCGGCTTCGCCCGGCGCTGCACGATCCAGCTGAGCTACGCGATCGGCGTTGCCGAGCCGCTGTCGCTCTATGTCGACCTGCACGGGACCGAGGCGAACGGCGTCACCGCCGCGAAGCTGGAGGAGGTGCTGCCCACTCTGGTCCGGCTGACGCCGAAGGGCATCCGCACCCATCTCGGCCTCAACAAGCCCATCTACCAGCCGACCGCGGCCTATGGCCATTTCGGCCGCAAGCCCGAGGGCGACCTGTTCAGCTGGGAGCGCACCGATCTGGTCGATGCGCTGAAGCAGGCGGTCTGA
- a CDS encoding AMP-binding protein produces MDNANLWALIEAAAAMAGDRPAFVESGEVRLRYDQLDAAVGGWARALTERGARPGDRIVVQTEKSIDNALLYLASLRAGLIYVPLNTAYTAAELGYFIGDAEPALVVAPGHASLAELAAEAAPGAFATVARGPDDLAAILYTSGTTGRSKGAMLSHDNLSSNALVLKDYWRWQAGDVLIHALPIYHVHGLFVALHGALLNGSTMIWHKVFDADAVIDDLPSATILMGVPTFYVRLAAHPRLTREAAATMRLFVSGSAPLLESTFVDFEAKTGHRILERYGMTEAGMICSNPYDGDRVPGTVGFPLPGVSARVCDETGRELPRGEPGVLEIKGPNLFKGYWRNPDKTAEEMRGDGHFITGDIATMAEDGRVAIVGRAKDLIIAGGLNIYPKEIELAIDAVPGVGESAVIGVPHADLGEAVVAVVVRGDPTLDEAAVLAGIASLARFKQPRRIIFAETLPRNAMGKVQKAALRETYRALFT; encoded by the coding sequence ATGGACAACGCGAATCTGTGGGCCTTGATCGAAGCGGCCGCGGCAATGGCGGGCGATCGGCCGGCCTTCGTCGAAAGCGGCGAAGTCCGGCTGCGCTACGACCAGCTCGACGCCGCCGTCGGCGGCTGGGCGCGGGCGCTGACGGAACGGGGGGCGAGGCCCGGCGACCGGATCGTCGTCCAGACGGAAAAATCGATCGATAATGCGCTGCTCTATCTGGCGAGCCTGCGCGCCGGCCTGATCTACGTGCCACTCAACACGGCCTATACGGCCGCGGAGCTCGGCTATTTCATCGGCGACGCCGAACCGGCTCTGGTCGTCGCGCCGGGCCATGCGAGCCTCGCGGAGCTCGCCGCCGAAGCCGCGCCGGGCGCATTCGCGACGGTCGCGCGCGGCCCGGACGATCTTGCCGCGATACTCTACACGTCGGGGACGACCGGCCGCTCCAAGGGCGCGATGCTCTCGCACGACAATCTCTCGTCCAATGCCCTGGTGCTCAAGGACTATTGGCGCTGGCAGGCGGGCGACGTGCTGATCCACGCTTTGCCCATCTATCATGTCCACGGCCTGTTCGTTGCGCTGCACGGTGCGCTGCTCAACGGTTCGACCATGATCTGGCACAAGGTCTTCGACGCCGACGCGGTGATCGACGACCTGCCGAGCGCCACCATCCTGATGGGCGTGCCGACCTTCTACGTCCGCCTTGCCGCCCACCCGCGCCTCACCCGCGAGGCGGCGGCGACCATGCGGCTGTTCGTCTCCGGATCGGCGCCGCTCCTTGAATCGACCTTCGTCGATTTCGAGGCGAAGACCGGCCACCGCATCCTCGAACGCTATGGGATGACGGAGGCGGGGATGATCTGTTCCAACCCCTATGACGGCGATCGCGTCCCGGGGACGGTGGGCTTCCCCCTGCCCGGCGTTTCGGCGCGGGTCTGCGACGAGACGGGGCGCGAGCTGCCGCGGGGCGAGCCGGGCGTGCTCGAAATCAAGGGGCCGAACCTGTTCAAAGGCTATTGGCGCAACCCGGACAAGACCGCCGAGGAGATGCGCGGCGACGGCCATTTCATCACCGGCGACATCGCGACCATGGCCGAAGACGGCCGCGTCGCCATCGTCGGGCGCGCCAAGGACCTCATCATCGCCGGCGGGCTCAACATCTATCCCAAGGAGATCGAGCTCGCGATCGACGCGGTGCCGGGCGTCGGCGAGAGCGCGGTGATCGGCGTGCCCCATGCGGATCTTGGCGAAGCCGTCGTCGCGGTGGTGGTGCGCGGCGATCCGACGCTCGACGAGGCGGCGGTGCTCGCCGGCATTGCGAGCCTTGCCCGCTTCAAGCAGCCGCGCCGGATCATCTTCGCCGAGACGCTGCCGCGCAACGCGATGGGCAAGGTCCAGAAGGCCGCGCTGCGCGAGACCTATCGGGCCTTATTCACCTAG
- the msrA gene encoding peptide-methionine (S)-S-oxide reductase MsrA: MRNGFLLLPLAALALVGAAPRTAVAYFAGGCFWSNETDMDRVPGVISTTSGYAGGHVRNPTYEQVSAGNTGHLETVRVVYDPARISYARLVDRFFHTMDPTDAGGQFCDRGPEYHTAVFVRTPEERRIALAVRARAGQVLHAPIATEVRPINGFYPAEAYHQDYARRNPVRYHLYRTGCGRDARVAQLWGRHA; this comes from the coding sequence ATGCGTAATGGATTTCTGCTGCTGCCGCTCGCCGCGCTCGCCCTCGTCGGCGCGGCGCCGCGCACTGCGGTCGCCTATTTCGCCGGTGGCTGCTTCTGGTCGAACGAGACCGACATGGATCGCGTGCCGGGCGTGATCTCGACGACGTCCGGCTATGCCGGCGGCCATGTCCGCAACCCGACCTACGAGCAGGTGTCGGCGGGCAATACCGGCCATCTGGAAACGGTGCGCGTGGTCTATGATCCGGCGCGGATCAGCTATGCCCGGCTCGTCGACCGCTTCTTCCACACGATGGACCCGACCGATGCGGGCGGCCAGTTCTGCGACCGTGGACCCGAATATCATACCGCCGTGTTCGTCCGCACTCCCGAGGAGCGGCGGATCGCGCTCGCGGTCCGCGCGCGCGCCGGGCAGGTGCTTCACGCACCGATTGCCACCGAGGTACGGCCGATCAACGGCTTCTACCCGGCGGAGGCGTATCACCAGGATTATGCGCGCAGGAACCCGGTGCGCTACCACCTCTACCGCACCGGCTGCGGCCGCGACGCCCGGGTCGCCCAGCTTTGGGGTCGCCACGCCTGA
- the msrB gene encoding peptide-methionine (R)-S-oxide reductase MsrB → MTMISKRAFLGGVGLAGLGAFLGLGGGGTESPAAAYPVSFTPQQWRARLGAARYHILREQGTEPPFSSPLLNEHRAGIFSCAGCGAPVFRSADKFDSGTGWPSFTRALADNVALSRDTSLFMVRTEVHCRRCGGHLGHVFDDGPAPTHKRWCIDGLALRFTPQRG, encoded by the coding sequence ATGACGATGATCAGCAAACGTGCGTTTCTCGGCGGCGTCGGCCTTGCGGGGCTCGGCGCTTTCCTGGGCCTGGGCGGCGGCGGGACGGAAAGCCCGGCCGCGGCCTATCCGGTGAGCTTCACGCCGCAGCAATGGCGCGCACGGCTCGGCGCCGCACGCTACCATATCCTTCGCGAGCAGGGGACCGAGCCGCCCTTTTCCAGCCCGCTGCTGAACGAGCATCGCGCCGGCATCTTCTCCTGCGCCGGCTGCGGCGCGCCCGTCTTCCGCTCGGCGGACAAGTTCGACAGCGGCACCGGCTGGCCCAGCTTCACCCGCGCGCTCGCGGACAATGTCGCGCTCAGCCGCGACACCTCCCTCTTCATGGTCCGCACGGAGGTCCATTGCCGGCGCTGCGGCGGCCATCTCGGCCATGTCTTCGACGACGGGCCGGCCCCCACCCACAAGAGATGGTGCATCGACGGCCTCGCGCTCCGCTTCACGCCGCAAAGGGGTTGA
- a CDS encoding PaaI family thioesterase, translated as MEKLPPYAQFLGLTVTRGADGALVFAMPFGDAVVGRPGYLHGGAIAGLLEIAAFGTLRDALGEESGITIKPINVTTSFMRGGVPHETFASATVTRLGARVANVEAHAWQKDRARPIAAAQMNLLIRRGGEPRRPA; from the coding sequence ATGGAAAAGTTACCGCCCTATGCGCAATTTCTCGGCCTCACCGTCACGCGCGGCGCGGACGGCGCACTGGTCTTCGCCATGCCGTTCGGCGACGCCGTGGTCGGCCGCCCAGGCTATCTCCACGGCGGCGCGATTGCCGGCCTGCTCGAAATCGCCGCCTTCGGCACGCTGCGCGACGCGCTCGGCGAGGAGAGCGGGATCACGATCAAGCCGATCAACGTCACCACCAGCTTCATGCGCGGCGGCGTCCCGCACGAGACCTTCGCGAGCGCGACCGTCACCCGCCTCGGCGCGCGGGTCGCCAATGTCGAGGCGCACGCCTGGCAGAAGGACCGCGCGCGCCCGATCGCCGCGGCGCAGATGAACCTGCTGATCAGGCGAGGCGGAGAGCCGCGCCGCCCCGCCTAA
- a CDS encoding acyl-CoA dehydrogenase family protein, producing the protein MPLYLTDDQVMLRDTARGFMADEGAIATQLRHWRAINCKDGFGHGLWRKFAEMGFTGILIDEADGGLGLGHVEAGIVLEEIGRNLTPSPFLMTAVAFVEAVKGTAHAARWFPGILAGETVAALAVDEGAKHRPDDIAMRADRSGNGFVLSGAKQFVVQGASADVILVAAQAEEGLTLFAVEREAKGLEIEGVRMVDSSIGARLAFDRVEVDADAVVGEVGGGAIMLDRALAAGRTGAAAELVGLGSAAMEMTVDYLKQRRQFGRAIGEFQALQFRAAHLYSELEIARSAVLKAQQLLDEGAEAAPAMIAAAKAKAGRASALAVREGIQMHGGIGMTDEHDIGLYMKRDRLLNELFGDPNFHADQLARMRGY; encoded by the coding sequence ATGCCACTCTATCTCACCGACGATCAGGTCATGCTGCGCGATACGGCGCGTGGGTTCATGGCCGATGAGGGCGCGATCGCGACGCAGTTGCGGCACTGGCGCGCGATCAACTGCAAGGACGGGTTCGGGCACGGCCTGTGGCGCAAGTTCGCCGAAATGGGCTTCACCGGCATCCTGATCGACGAGGCCGATGGCGGGCTCGGGCTCGGCCATGTCGAGGCCGGGATCGTGCTCGAGGAGATCGGGCGCAACCTGACGCCGTCGCCCTTCCTGATGACCGCCGTCGCCTTCGTCGAGGCGGTGAAGGGGACGGCCCATGCCGCGCGCTGGTTTCCGGGCATCCTTGCCGGCGAGACGGTGGCGGCGCTTGCGGTGGACGAGGGCGCAAAGCATCGCCCGGACGATATCGCGATGCGCGCCGATCGATCGGGCAACGGCTTCGTCCTGTCGGGCGCCAAGCAGTTCGTGGTCCAGGGCGCCTCCGCCGACGTGATCCTGGTCGCGGCGCAGGCGGAGGAAGGGCTCACCCTGTTCGCAGTCGAAAGGGAGGCGAAGGGGCTAGAGATCGAGGGCGTGCGGATGGTCGATTCGTCGATCGGCGCGCGGCTCGCCTTCGATCGCGTCGAGGTCGATGCCGATGCGGTGGTCGGCGAGGTCGGCGGCGGCGCGATCATGCTGGATCGCGCGCTTGCCGCCGGGCGGACCGGCGCGGCGGCGGAGCTGGTCGGGCTCGGCTCGGCGGCGATGGAGATGACGGTCGACTATCTGAAGCAGCGCCGCCAGTTCGGCCGGGCGATCGGCGAGTTCCAGGCGCTCCAGTTCCGCGCCGCCCATCTCTATTCGGAGCTGGAGATCGCGCGCTCGGCGGTGCTGAAGGCGCAGCAATTGCTCGACGAAGGCGCCGAGGCGGCCCCCGCCATGATCGCCGCCGCGAAGGCCAAGGCGGGCCGCGCCTCCGCCCTTGCGGTTCGGGAGGGCATCCAGATGCACGGCGGCATCGGCATGACCGACGAACATGACATCGGCCTCTACATGAAGCGCGACCGGCTGCTGAACGAGCTGTTCGGCGATCCGAACTTCCACGCCGATCAACTCGCAAGGATGCGCGGCTATTAG